A window from bacterium encodes these proteins:
- a CDS encoding type I glyceraldehyde-3-phosphate dehydrogenase, which produces MSIRVGIMGFGRIGRNLFRQAVQREDLDVVAISDLGTPEAMAYLLQFDTIYGQFPGEVKLDGKYLCAGRQRARLLKGVTPEEMPWDAYNVDVVVDSTGAYRERALLEGHLRSGARRVVLTTPALDAIDRTIVHGVNDHELRAEDQIVSCASTTTHALALMLKVFDETVGVRRALMTSVHAYSSDQKLSDTITPNLRRSRSAAQNLIPNWTWSPGVVETMLPHLKGKIDGIAVNVPVPNGSNLDLSVQLGQALDKEAANAIVKQAAAGSLGRYLEYSDEPIVSSDVIGNTHTAVFDSLATIALAGGLIKTITWYDNGWGYAARILDTVTTLGAFKAEEVQR; this is translated from the coding sequence ATGTCCATCCGGGTCGGAATCATGGGCTTCGGCCGCATCGGCCGCAATCTCTTCCGACAGGCGGTCCAGCGCGAGGATCTCGACGTCGTCGCCATCAGCGACCTCGGCACGCCGGAGGCGATGGCCTACTTGCTGCAGTTCGACACGATCTACGGGCAGTTCCCGGGCGAGGTCAAGCTGGACGGCAAGTACCTCTGCGCCGGCCGCCAGCGCGCGCGGCTGCTCAAGGGCGTCACCCCCGAGGAGATGCCCTGGGACGCCTACAACGTGGACGTCGTCGTCGATTCGACGGGCGCCTACCGCGAGCGCGCTCTGCTCGAGGGCCACCTGCGCTCGGGCGCCCGCCGCGTCGTGCTGACCACGCCCGCCCTGGACGCCATCGACCGCACGATCGTGCACGGCGTGAACGACCACGAGCTCCGCGCCGAGGATCAGATCGTCTCCTGCGCGAGCACGACGACCCACGCCCTCGCCCTCATGCTCAAGGTGTTCGACGAGACGGTCGGCGTGCGCCGCGCGCTGATGACCAGCGTGCACGCCTACTCGAGCGACCAGAAGCTCTCCGACACGATCACGCCCAACCTGCGGCGCAGCCGCAGCGCGGCCCAGAACCTCATCCCGAACTGGACCTGGTCGCCGGGGGTCGTCGAGACGATGCTGCCCCACCTCAAGGGCAAGATCGACGGCATCGCCGTCAACGTGCCGGTGCCCAACGGCTCCAACCTGGATCTCAGCGTGCAGCTCGGCCAGGCGCTGGACAAGGAGGCCGCCAACGCGATCGTCAAGCAGGCGGCCGCGGGCTCGCTCGGGCGCTACCTGGAGTACAGCGACGAGCCGATCGTCTCCAGCGACGTCATCGGCAACACGCACACCGCCGTCTTCGACTCGCTGGCCACCATCGCGCTCGCCGGCGGCCTGATCAAGACGATCACCTGGTACGACAACGGCTGGGGCTACGCGGCCCGCATCCTGGATACGGTGACCACCCTCGGCGCCTTCAAGGCGGAGGAGGTGCAGCGATGA
- a CDS encoding T9SS type A sorting domain-containing protein, with translation MKRLTLSVALLLAFASAAMAGQKVVLQDGDDLYDIQVLQSSLERSVLHYAVNAFTLETVLIDGREYSRVDLGRRAHHLEVGLPELPTLRESIVIPDDATMSLRILDARYVDLPGIDVAPSKGNLTRNVDPELVRHSFADFYGENAWYPAETARLDEPYIMRDTRGLVVEINPFVYNPATHTLRVYTGLTIEVAASGPGTVNVLTHRPDKPVAEFERIYESHYLNYAQAGAGERYASVPEGGCLLVIAYDAFLGALQPYVNWKNQMGIRTTMVPVSTAGATGAALKSYVQNRYDTDELCYVLLVGDGPQVPYLTVAGGASDPSLALLAGTDSYPEAFIGRLSATTTAEVTNQITKFIEYERDAQAGADWYKKGTGIASSEGAGIGDDGEADWQHANVIRNKLLAFTYNQVDQIYATNGGTAAMVTTAVNYGRSIMNYTGHGSETAWSTTGFSNTHVNALVNDNKLPFIVSVACVNGNFPNLTCFAEAWLRASHNGEPTGAVGMYASTINQSWAPPMSAQDEVVDLMIAGAKRSYGGLCFNGSCKMMDEYGGTGQTEYKCWTVFGDPTLRVRTDTPTAMSVTHDDQILLADTHFTVHAEMGALVGLSHNGTYLGSAIADISGTAVVAIEGTLPETAITVTVSSFNRFTYVGQVDVLVDLTPVGESTPGAIALGQNHPNPFNPKTTIGFALPAATRVTLDIYSATGQRVTRLVDEVLPAGQQQVIWSGADEAGRAVGSGVYFYRLQGGDWSETRKMMLIK, from the coding sequence ATGAAGAGACTGACATTGTCGGTCGCCCTGCTGCTCGCCTTCGCATCGGCCGCCATGGCCGGCCAGAAGGTGGTCCTCCAGGACGGCGACGATCTCTACGACATTCAGGTGCTGCAGTCGAGCCTGGAGCGCAGCGTGCTCCACTACGCGGTCAACGCCTTCACGCTGGAGACCGTCCTCATCGACGGCCGCGAGTACAGCCGCGTCGACCTCGGCCGCCGCGCTCACCACCTCGAGGTCGGCTTGCCCGAGCTGCCCACGCTGCGCGAGTCCATCGTCATCCCCGACGACGCGACGATGAGCCTGCGCATCCTGGACGCCCGGTACGTCGACCTGCCGGGCATCGACGTCGCGCCCTCGAAGGGCAACCTGACCCGCAACGTCGACCCCGAGCTGGTGCGCCACAGCTTCGCCGACTTCTACGGCGAGAACGCCTGGTACCCCGCCGAGACCGCGCGCCTGGACGAGCCCTACATCATGCGCGACACCCGCGGCCTCGTCGTCGAGATCAATCCCTTCGTCTACAATCCGGCGACGCACACGCTGCGCGTCTACACGGGACTGACGATCGAGGTCGCCGCCAGCGGCCCCGGCACCGTCAACGTGCTCACGCACCGTCCCGACAAGCCCGTGGCCGAGTTCGAGCGCATCTACGAGAGCCACTACCTGAACTATGCGCAGGCCGGCGCGGGCGAGCGCTATGCCTCGGTGCCCGAGGGCGGCTGCCTGCTGGTCATCGCCTACGACGCCTTCCTGGGCGCCCTGCAGCCCTACGTGAACTGGAAGAACCAGATGGGCATCCGGACCACGATGGTGCCCGTCTCGACGGCCGGCGCCACGGGCGCGGCGCTGAAATCCTACGTCCAGAACCGCTACGACACCGACGAGCTCTGCTACGTGCTCCTCGTCGGTGACGGTCCGCAGGTGCCGTACCTGACGGTCGCCGGCGGCGCTTCCGATCCCTCCCTGGCTCTCTTGGCGGGCACCGACAGCTACCCCGAGGCCTTCATCGGCCGCCTGTCGGCGACCACCACCGCCGAGGTGACGAACCAGATCACCAAGTTCATCGAGTACGAGCGCGACGCCCAGGCGGGCGCCGACTGGTACAAGAAGGGCACCGGCATCGCTTCTTCTGAGGGCGCCGGCATCGGCGACGACGGCGAGGCGGACTGGCAGCACGCGAACGTGATCCGCAACAAGCTGCTCGCCTTCACCTACAACCAGGTGGACCAGATCTACGCCACCAACGGCGGCACGGCGGCGATGGTGACGACGGCCGTCAACTACGGCCGCAGCATCATGAACTACACCGGCCACGGCAGCGAAACTGCCTGGAGCACCACGGGCTTCTCGAACACGCACGTCAACGCGCTGGTGAACGACAACAAGCTGCCCTTCATCGTCAGCGTCGCCTGCGTGAACGGCAACTTCCCGAACCTGACCTGCTTCGCCGAGGCCTGGCTGCGCGCCAGCCACAACGGCGAGCCCACGGGCGCCGTGGGGATGTACGCGTCCACGATCAACCAGAGCTGGGCGCCGCCGATGTCGGCGCAGGACGAGGTCGTCGACCTGATGATCGCCGGCGCCAAGCGCAGCTACGGCGGCCTCTGCTTCAACGGCTCCTGCAAGATGATGGACGAGTACGGAGGCACGGGCCAGACCGAGTACAAGTGCTGGACCGTCTTCGGCGATCCGACCCTGCGCGTGCGCACGGACACGCCGACCGCGATGAGCGTCACGCACGACGACCAGATCCTGCTCGCCGATACGCACTTCACCGTTCACGCCGAAATGGGCGCCTTGGTCGGCCTCAGCCACAACGGGACCTACCTGGGTTCGGCGATCGCCGACATCAGTGGCACGGCGGTGGTCGCCATCGAGGGCACGCTGCCCGAGACCGCGATCACGGTGACGGTGTCGAGCTTCAACCGCTTCACCTACGTCGGCCAGGTGGACGTGCTCGTGGACCTGACGCCGGTCGGCGAGTCGACGCCCGGCGCCATCGCGCTCGGCCAGAACCACCCGAACCCCTTCAACCCGAAGACGACCATCGGCTTCGCGCTGCCGGCGGCGACCCGCGTCACGCTGGACATCTACAGCGCGACCGGCCAGCGCGTGACGCGCCTCGTCGACGAGGTGCTGCCGGCCGGCCAGCAGCAGGTGATCTGGAGCGGCGCCGACGAGGCCGGCCGCGCGGTCGGTAGCGGTGTCTACTTCTACCGCCTGCAGGGGGGGGACTGGAGCGAGACCAGGAAGATGATGCTGATTAAGTAG
- a CDS encoding T9SS type A sorting domain-containing protein: MGSGLLVSGLAALAAFLGAAPRAEGQPLLAVEPAALDIALSPGDSAFVPLHVANLGEPGSQLVWSVAVHDPFLPGGRNIDGSTFTAEPPDYLPGQTRQFALFVTNNSPDYDWLDGITLDFPPGATVLGSTNFVGGSGGPLVTNHATGDGVIVRWLDVNGGWGNVYGGQTVTATVTVAFAAWLAGDLELPWTMSGDGYGAPPHDIEGKLILDGPPGPDVEVLVPDGGEIWALGESRQVLWDCWGGVVAVNVLLSRDGGANWELLGSQLPPYQPFDWVVAGPLSADCRVRVADAYGSGEDTSAASFFIHRPIDWLTILGSGGGVLAAGEVDTLWVRVGTAGLPPGEDQLAGLRFTANDPAGGLIVPLTLRVGLPTAAPATLPAAGPQLTAWPNPFGAATRLVFAAAAAGPLRLEILDLQGRRLRLLAAAEAAGPGVERALVWDGRDEAGRRLPSGVYLVRLTSGGASSTRKLLLMK, translated from the coding sequence ATGGGGTCGGGCCTTCTTGTATCCGGTCTGGCTGCCCTGGCGGCCTTCCTGGGCGCGGCTCCCCGCGCCGAGGGGCAGCCTCTGCTCGCCGTGGAGCCGGCGGCGCTGGACATCGCCCTGAGCCCGGGCGACAGCGCCTTCGTCCCTCTCCACGTCGCGAACCTCGGCGAGCCGGGCAGCCAGCTCGTCTGGAGCGTGGCCGTCCACGACCCCTTCCTGCCCGGCGGCCGCAATATCGACGGCTCCACCTTCACGGCCGAGCCGCCCGACTACCTGCCCGGCCAGACGCGGCAGTTCGCGCTCTTCGTCACCAACAACAGCCCGGACTACGACTGGCTGGACGGCATCACGCTCGACTTTCCGCCGGGCGCGACCGTGCTCGGCTCCACCAACTTCGTGGGCGGCAGCGGCGGTCCGCTCGTGACGAACCACGCGACGGGCGACGGCGTGATCGTGCGCTGGCTGGACGTCAACGGCGGCTGGGGCAACGTCTACGGGGGGCAGACGGTGACCGCGACCGTGACCGTCGCCTTCGCCGCCTGGCTCGCCGGCGACCTCGAGCTGCCCTGGACGATGAGCGGCGACGGCTACGGCGCGCCGCCGCACGACATCGAAGGCAAGCTGATCCTCGACGGTCCCCCGGGCCCCGACGTGGAGGTGCTCGTGCCCGACGGCGGGGAGATCTGGGCCCTCGGCGAGAGCCGGCAGGTGCTCTGGGACTGCTGGGGCGGCGTCGTGGCGGTCAATGTCCTGCTCAGCCGCGACGGCGGCGCGAACTGGGAGCTGCTCGGCAGCCAGCTGCCGCCCTACCAGCCCTTCGACTGGGTGGTCGCCGGCCCGCTCTCGGCCGACTGCCGCGTGCGGGTCGCCGACGCCTACGGCAGCGGCGAGGACACGAGCGCGGCCAGCTTCTTCATCCACCGTCCGATCGACTGGCTGACGATCCTGGGCTCCGGCGGCGGCGTGCTGGCGGCCGGCGAGGTCGACACGCTCTGGGTGCGGGTCGGCACGGCCGGCCTGCCGCCGGGCGAGGATCAGCTCGCCGGCCTGCGCTTCACGGCCAACGATCCCGCGGGCGGGCTGATCGTTCCGCTGACCCTGCGCGTCGGCTTGCCCACGGCGGCGCCGGCGACGCTGCCCGCGGCCGGGCCGCAACTGACAGCCTGGCCGAACCCCTTCGGGGCGGCCACGCGTCTCGTCTTCGCGGCGGCGGCGGCCGGGCCGCTGCGTCTGGAGATCCTCGACCTCCAGGGGCGCCGGCTGCGCTTGCTGGCGGCGGCGGAGGCGGCGGGCCCCGGCGTCGAGCGGGCGCTGGTCTGGGACGGCCGCGACGAAGCCGGCCGGCGGCTGCCCAGCGGCGTCTACCTCGTCCGGCTGACCAGCGGCGGCGCCAGCAGCACGCGTAAGCTACTTCTGATGAAATAG
- the gap gene encoding type I glyceraldehyde-3-phosphate dehydrogenase, producing the protein MRIGINGFGRIGRSVFRILDPLPGVEVVAINDITDNDALAYLLKHDTVMGPFQGRIEVQGDMMRTDHQSVKMTESPNPAELPWGALGVDFVIESTGRFRKRAEIEQHLTAGARKVILTVPSKDEIDCTVVLGVNEADLRPEHRIVSNASCTTNCLAPVAKVLHENFGIVSGVMTTVHAYTNDQRLADVPHSDWRRSRAAAENIIPTTTGAAKAVGKVLPALAGKLDGLAMRVPIPDGSIVDLVTELKEKVTAQEINAAMRAAAKSEGFRNILKYSEAPIVSSDIVGDPHSSIFDAPFTLVVDGHFAKTMAWYDNEWGYSNRVVDLLGLLDRMG; encoded by the coding sequence ATGAGAATCGGCATCAACGGCTTCGGCCGCATCGGGCGCAGCGTCTTTCGCATCCTCGACCCGCTGCCGGGCGTGGAAGTGGTGGCGATCAACGACATCACCGACAACGACGCCCTCGCCTACCTGCTCAAGCACGACACCGTGATGGGACCCTTCCAGGGCCGCATCGAGGTGCAGGGCGACATGATGCGCACCGACCACCAGTCGGTGAAGATGACCGAGTCGCCCAACCCGGCCGAGCTGCCCTGGGGGGCGCTGGGCGTGGACTTCGTCATCGAGTCGACCGGCCGCTTCCGCAAGCGCGCCGAGATCGAGCAGCATCTGACGGCCGGCGCGCGCAAGGTCATCCTCACGGTGCCGAGCAAGGACGAGATCGACTGCACCGTCGTCCTCGGCGTCAACGAGGCTGACCTCAGGCCCGAGCATCGCATCGTCTCCAACGCGAGCTGCACGACGAACTGCCTCGCGCCAGTGGCCAAGGTGCTGCACGAGAACTTCGGCATCGTCAGCGGCGTGATGACCACCGTCCACGCCTACACCAACGACCAGCGCCTGGCCGACGTGCCCCACAGCGACTGGCGGCGCAGCCGCGCGGCGGCGGAGAACATCATCCCCACCACCACCGGCGCCGCCAAGGCGGTCGGCAAGGTGCTGCCCGCGCTGGCCGGCAAGCTGGACGGGCTGGCCATGCGCGTGCCCATCCCCGACGGCTCGATCGTGGACCTCGTCACCGAGCTGAAGGAGAAGGTGACGGCCCAGGAGATCAACGCGGCGATGCGCGCGGCGGCCAAGAGCGAGGGCTTTCGCAACATCCTCAAATACTCGGAGGCGCCGATCGTCTCCTCGGACATCGTGGGCGATCCGCACTCGTCCATCTTCGACGCGCCTTTCACGCTGGTCGTCGACGGCCACTTCGCCAAGACGATGGCCTGGTACGACAACGAGTGGGGCTATTCGAACCGCGTCGTGGACCTGCTCGGCCTGCTCGACCGGATGGGCTAG